A genomic window from Helicobacter suis HS1 includes:
- the trpE gene encoding anthranilate synthase component I has translation MISLEEHIPYVKHPLALYASLKRPDTLLLESAQTDNKRHTKSLILSHACLKLTCLDLCVLVEALSANGAVFLKQLSNLFKTHLQEGQLRLHYPKNTALYDEFLKLKMPSPLDVLRQIFQGVSNKPSHPFGLFCAGLFGFELIGAFEDLPTLEVQDNSAPDFLFYVAETLIIIDHEKQSTQILGSCFDLAYQALIQDKIKELKQKALILKEFSPKTYPQNSTLSTNCNDEAFARMVSTLQEQIKAGEIFQAVPSRSFYLECQDPLSAYYHLKVTNPSPYMFYMQTQDFSLFGASPESALKYDASTNLVQIYPIAGTRSRAKNPDGSIDFDLDNRLELDLLSDAKERAEHIMLLDLARNDIARVAKPHTRLVNKLLKVEKYAHVMHLCSCVQGELKEGLDALHAYRSFMNAGTLSGAPKIAALKLIAALEGKRRGSYGGSVGYLCADGSMDTCIVIRAAFVQDQRATIQAGAGIVLGSLIEAEIAETKAKARAVINAILKTHA, from the coding sequence TTGATTAGTTTAGAAGAGCATATCCCTTATGTTAAACACCCCCTAGCGCTTTATGCCTCTTTAAAACGCCCCGATACACTTTTATTAGAGAGTGCACAGACAGATAACAAGCGCCACACGAAGTCTTTAATCCTCTCTCATGCTTGCTTAAAACTGACCTGTTTAGATTTATGCGTGCTAGTAGAGGCGCTGAGTGCTAATGGAGCGGTGTTTTTAAAACAACTATCTAATCTTTTTAAAACCCACTTACAAGAGGGGCAACTGCGTTTGCACTATCCCAAGAATACGGCCCTTTATGATGAGTTTTTAAAGCTTAAGATGCCAAGCCCTTTAGATGTTTTGCGCCAAATTTTTCAAGGTGTATCTAATAAACCCAGCCACCCTTTTGGGTTATTTTGTGCGGGGCTTTTTGGTTTTGAACTCATTGGGGCTTTTGAGGATTTGCCTACCTTAGAAGTACAGGATAATAGCGCCCCGGATTTTCTCTTTTATGTGGCTGAGACTTTAATCATCATTGATCATGAAAAGCAAAGTACACAAATTCTAGGGAGTTGTTTTGATCTAGCATACCAAGCTCTCATTCAAGACAAAATCAAAGAACTTAAACAGAAAGCTTTAATTCTTAAAGAATTTAGCCCCAAAACCTACCCCCAAAACTCCACTTTAAGCACTAATTGTAATGATGAAGCTTTTGCGCGCATGGTTAGCACACTTCAAGAGCAAATCAAGGCCGGCGAAATCTTCCAAGCCGTGCCCTCTAGGAGTTTTTATTTAGAATGTCAAGACCCACTTAGCGCCTATTATCATCTTAAAGTTACAAATCCTAGCCCCTACATGTTTTACATGCAAACACAGGATTTTAGCCTTTTTGGGGCTAGTCCTGAGAGCGCGCTAAAATACGATGCCTCTACAAATTTAGTCCAAATTTATCCCATTGCCGGTACGCGTAGCCGGGCTAAAAACCCCGATGGGAGCATTGATTTTGATCTAGATAACCGCCTAGAGCTTGATTTACTTAGCGATGCTAAAGAGCGCGCGGAGCATATTATGCTTTTAGATTTGGCTAGAAATGATATTGCTAGAGTAGCTAAGCCTCATACTAGACTAGTGAACAAACTTTTAAAGGTAGAAAAATACGCCCATGTCATGCATTTATGCTCATGTGTGCAAGGTGAACTTAAGGAAGGATTAGATGCTCTGCATGCCTATAGAAGTTTTATGAATGCTGGCACTTTAAGCGGCGCGCCTAAAATTGCAGCGCTTAAACTCATTGCAGCACTTGAGGGCAAACGGCGGGGTTCTTATGGTGGATCGGTGGGGTATTTATGCGCTGATGGTTCAATGGATACATGCATTGTGATTCGTGCAGCTTTTGTACAAGATCAGCGCGCTACTATCCAAGCAGGTGCGGGTATTGTACTAGGTAGTCTAATAGAGGCTGAAATTGCAGAGACAAAAGCTAAAGCTAGAGCTGTAATAAATGCTATTTTAAAGACGCATGCATGA
- a CDS encoding chemotaxis protein, translating to MVGDIDSIISLHLNNEAQFLCFTLDSDANNDAELYAINIFKIREIIHYDGDVTETVGGNDSMMLGFLTIRGESVPFIDVRRWLYFDSKFPNQDLSQASVQSDKNLVVVCEFSGCVVGLKIFAIKCIVHKNWAEVSVGDKQGFNTGGKVSAITRFEQDRVIQILDVEKMLVETFPAMQEIDQLKTQFVDAIKSDKLIFIAEDSQVAMHHLERIISSLHLKYEAFPNGDALLKRLFSENMIDQVGAVVTDLEMPVVSGFEVLRRIKADARTKHLPVIINSSMSSESNKQLADSLHADGFVIKSHPDEIQELLQEYLK from the coding sequence TTGGTTGGCGACATTGATAGCATTATTTCTCTCCACCTGAATAATGAAGCCCAGTTTCTGTGTTTTACTTTAGATAGCGATGCAAATAACGATGCTGAACTGTATGCGATTAATATCTTTAAAATCCGCGAAATTATCCATTATGATGGAGATGTTACAGAAACGGTAGGTGGAAATGATAGCATGATGTTAGGTTTTCTAACCATTCGTGGCGAATCTGTACCTTTCATTGATGTTAGGCGGTGGTTATATTTTGATTCTAAGTTTCCCAATCAAGATTTAAGCCAAGCCTCTGTACAGAGTGATAAAAATTTAGTGGTTGTGTGCGAGTTTTCAGGCTGTGTGGTGGGGCTTAAAATCTTTGCGATTAAATGCATCGTGCATAAAAATTGGGCTGAGGTGAGTGTGGGGGATAAACAGGGGTTTAATACGGGTGGCAAAGTGAGCGCGATCACGCGCTTTGAGCAAGATCGCGTGATTCAAATTTTAGATGTAGAAAAAATGCTAGTAGAGACCTTCCCAGCCATGCAAGAGATCGATCAACTCAAAACCCAGTTTGTAGATGCCATTAAAAGCGATAAACTCATTTTTATCGCTGAGGATTCTCAGGTGGCCATGCATCATCTGGAAAGAATTATTTCTAGCTTGCATTTAAAATACGAAGCTTTCCCCAATGGCGATGCACTGCTTAAGCGTTTATTTTCTGAAAACATGATCGATCAAGTCGGGGCGGTTGTAACGGATTTAGAAATGCCTGTTGTCTCCGGTTTTGAAGTGCTTAGACGCATTAAAGCGGATGCTAGAACCAAACATTTACCCGTTATCATTAACTCATCTATGAGTAGCGAATCTAATAAACAACTAGCCGATTCTTTGCATGCCGATGGGTTTGTGATCAAATCCCACCCTGATGAAATCCAAGAACTCTTACAAGAATATCTCAAATAA
- the aspS gene encoding aspartate--tRNA ligase yields the protein MLRTQLCAEVGLVDLKKSVKLCGWCHNYRDHGGVIFIDLRDKSGLVQLVCDPNSKAYEQTSLVRHEDVLIVEGVVRAREKGLENPKLKTGQIEVVLSHLCIESKSLTPPISIGDNSVNEDLRLQYRYLDLRSTKAYEIFKMRSKVAKAVRDCLDSLDFLEIETPMLSKTTPEGARDFLIPSRVHDGQFFALPQSPQLFKQILMVAGMDRYYQIVKCFRDEDLRSDRQPEFTQIDVEMSFCTQEDVIEVAETLLKAVFSCVGVEITPPFKHLTYQEATESYGSDKPDLRFEMPLVEVGDLFVDSSNEIFKKIASDSYNNRFKALRVEGGDRLLSRKYLSEAEEFVRQFGAKGLAYIQVKEEGAKGPLVKFISEAALETLLKRTQAKVGDILFFGAGEKKVILDYMGRLRLKLGQDLNLIDSQAFNFLWVVDFPMFEEVEGKLSAAHHPFTMPKNLEGKPTQIQSIAYDIVLNGVELGGGSIRIHKQAIQKEVFKILGISEQEAQEKFGFLLEALQYGAPPHGGFAMGFDRLIMLLAKVPSIRDVIAFPKTQKATCLLSKAPSSASEEQLRELHIRLRNPKPSKI from the coding sequence ATGCTAAGAACGCAGTTATGTGCAGAGGTAGGTCTAGTTGATCTTAAAAAGAGTGTTAAACTCTGTGGTTGGTGTCATAATTACCGCGACCATGGGGGGGTGATCTTTATTGATCTAAGGGATAAAAGCGGGCTGGTGCAGTTGGTGTGTGATCCAAACTCTAAAGCTTATGAGCAGACTAGTTTAGTTAGGCATGAAGATGTACTCATTGTTGAGGGTGTGGTGCGTGCTAGGGAAAAGGGTTTAGAAAACCCTAAACTTAAAACCGGCCAAATTGAGGTTGTACTAAGCCATCTATGCATTGAAAGCAAGAGTCTAACCCCGCCTATTAGCATTGGTGATAATAGTGTTAATGAGGATTTGCGTTTGCAGTATCGTTATTTAGATTTGCGCTCTACTAAGGCTTATGAGATTTTTAAAATGCGCAGTAAAGTTGCTAAGGCCGTACGCGATTGTTTGGATTCTTTGGATTTTTTAGAGATTGAAACCCCTATGCTTTCTAAAACAACCCCTGAGGGCGCGCGAGACTTTTTAATCCCAAGCCGCGTACACGACGGGCAATTTTTTGCTCTCCCCCAAAGCCCCCAACTTTTCAAACAAATCTTAATGGTTGCTGGAATGGATCGCTATTACCAGATTGTCAAATGTTTTAGAGATGAGGATTTACGATCGGATAGACAGCCAGAATTTACCCAAATTGATGTAGAGATGAGTTTTTGTACGCAAGAAGATGTAATAGAGGTGGCTGAGACGCTTTTAAAGGCGGTCTTTAGCTGTGTGGGTGTAGAAATTACCCCTCCCTTTAAACACTTAACTTATCAAGAAGCCACCGAATCTTATGGGAGTGATAAACCGGATTTGCGCTTTGAAATGCCCCTTGTAGAGGTGGGGGATTTGTTTGTAGATTCAAGCAATGAGATTTTTAAAAAGATTGCTAGTGATTCTTACAACAACCGCTTTAAGGCTTTAAGAGTAGAGGGAGGCGATCGCCTTTTAAGCCGCAAGTATTTAAGCGAGGCTGAGGAATTTGTACGCCAGTTTGGTGCGAAAGGATTAGCCTATATCCAAGTGAAAGAAGAGGGAGCAAAAGGTCCTTTGGTTAAATTTATCTCTGAGGCTGCTTTAGAAACACTTCTTAAACGCACTCAGGCTAAAGTGGGCGATATTCTTTTCTTTGGTGCAGGAGAAAAAAAGGTCATTTTAGATTATATGGGGCGTTTGCGTCTTAAGTTAGGGCAGGATTTAAATCTGATCGATTCTCAGGCTTTTAATTTTTTATGGGTTGTGGATTTTCCCATGTTTGAGGAAGTAGAGGGTAAACTCAGCGCTGCTCACCACCCTTTTACGATGCCTAAAAATTTAGAAGGTAAACCAACTCAAATACAATCTATTGCTTATGATATTGTGCTTAATGGAGTGGAATTAGGAGGGGGGAGTATCCGTATCCATAAGCAGGCCATTCAAAAAGAGGTTTTTAAGATTTTAGGCATTAGTGAACAAGAAGCCCAAGAGAAATTTGGCTTTTTATTAGAGGCACTCCAGTATGGCGCGCCTCCCCATGGAGGCTTTGCTATGGGCTTTGATCGACTCATCATGCTTTTAGCCAAAGTGCCTAGTATCCGCGATGTGATTGCTTTTCCTAAGACTCAAAAGGCCACTTGTCTATTAAGCAAGGCCCCTAGTAGCGCTTCAGAGGAGCAGTTACGAGAATTACATATCCGTTTAAGAAACCCTAAACCCTCAAAAATCTAA
- the ligA gene encoding NAD-dependent DNA ligase LigA — MIQTFEDYKHLVDKLCQYAYHYYVLASPLISDAIYDQLYRQVLDYETKYPQNILPYSPTQRVGGVVLETLPKHTHKVRMWSLENVFNLEELQVWINRIVESEHALKTKGRISQTYPSASFTRFTCSPKLDGASLNLYYENGQLQSASMRGNGLEGELVTHNAKTIHSIPLIIPYTKPIEIRGEVVLQREDFKALNAERLKQNLPLFANARNATVGSLRQLDSKIAAQRKLTFYPWGLGLVEEKYTSLKQSMQMVKDWGFLSLEFVLCESLEAIEETFKLFHTRRSEVTFDADGMVVMLDDLYLQSILGFTIKSPRFGFAYKFPATEKHTKLLDVLNQVGRSGAITPVALLEPIKLEGACISKATLDNYTQIQQQGLMINDTVVIVRSGDVIPKIIKPLKHLRNGTQKPITPPTHCPACQSVLQKQPLNVCPECNLPLLLKNKPNFCPKCQILFKKYTHCPVCQTLLGKQHKKCPQCQSDVTFPKHCLQCGGDLELKEYCYRCDLDLSNKDRYLFCPNKDCMARVKESIVYFASKHGLEIKGLGDKVVAQLLQAGLIKGVIDLYSLEEKALLELEGWQQKKAQNLLQAITKSKQAPLWRFISALGIEHIGKGASKILAQHFGLEVFDKTYQEIASLEGFGAKGLKEEEKKIAASFVRFVKENKGLIKQLLTLVNPIATEKKITPSFFKDKKIVITGSLEKPRTEISALLESLGAHVQTGVSSKTDLLIYGENPGSKLEKAKKLGIEVMEEVTFLERLKSEGNG; from the coding sequence ATGATCCAAACTTTTGAGGATTACAAACACTTAGTAGACAAGCTTTGCCAGTACGCCTATCATTACTATGTACTAGCTAGCCCGTTAATTAGCGATGCAATCTACGATCAACTTTATCGCCAAGTACTAGATTATGAAACTAAATACCCCCAAAACATTTTACCCTATTCGCCCACCCAACGCGTGGGTGGAGTGGTGTTAGAAACTCTGCCCAAACACACCCACAAGGTACGCATGTGGAGTTTAGAGAATGTTTTTAATTTAGAAGAATTACAAGTATGGATTAATCGTATTGTAGAATCTGAGCACGCGCTTAAAACTAAGGGACGAATCTCTCAAACATACCCTAGCGCCTCTTTTACCCGTTTTACTTGTTCGCCTAAACTTGATGGGGCTTCGCTGAATTTATATTATGAAAACGGGCAATTACAAAGTGCGAGCATGCGAGGCAATGGTTTAGAGGGTGAATTAGTAACCCACAATGCTAAAACGATCCACTCAATCCCTTTAATCATTCCTTATACAAAGCCTATTGAAATTCGCGGGGAAGTGGTGTTACAAAGAGAGGATTTTAAAGCCCTTAATGCAGAGCGCCTTAAGCAAAATCTCCCCCTTTTTGCTAATGCTAGAAACGCTACTGTTGGGAGTTTGCGCCAACTTGATTCTAAAATTGCCGCCCAAAGAAAACTCACCTTCTATCCTTGGGGTTTAGGATTAGTGGAGGAAAAATACACCAGTTTAAAGCAAAGCATGCAAATGGTGAAAGATTGGGGGTTTTTGTCTTTAGAATTTGTACTTTGTGAAAGTTTAGAGGCCATTGAAGAAACCTTTAAACTCTTTCATACAAGGCGCTCTGAGGTTACTTTTGATGCCGATGGTATGGTGGTGATGTTAGATGATTTATATTTGCAAAGTATTTTAGGCTTTACAATCAAATCCCCGCGCTTTGGTTTTGCGTATAAATTCCCAGCTACAGAAAAACACACCAAACTTTTAGATGTACTTAATCAAGTGGGGCGTAGTGGGGCGATCACGCCGGTAGCGCTTTTAGAGCCCATTAAGCTAGAAGGCGCTTGTATTTCTAAAGCCACTTTAGATAATTACACCCAAATCCAACAACAAGGCCTCATGATCAATGATACAGTGGTGATTGTGCGCAGTGGCGATGTGATTCCTAAAATCATTAAACCACTAAAGCATTTGCGCAATGGCACTCAAAAACCAATCACACCTCCCACCCATTGCCCGGCATGCCAAAGTGTACTACAAAAACAGCCCTTAAATGTGTGCCCTGAGTGTAATCTGCCTTTACTCTTAAAAAATAAGCCTAACTTTTGCCCCAAATGCCAAATCCTTTTTAAAAAATACACCCATTGCCCGGTGTGCCAAACTCTCTTAGGCAAACAGCATAAAAAATGCCCACAATGCCAAAGCGATGTAACATTTCCTAAGCATTGTTTACAATGTGGCGGGGATTTAGAGTTAAAAGAATATTGTTACCGCTGTGATCTGGATTTAAGTAATAAAGATCGCTACCTTTTTTGCCCTAATAAGGATTGTATGGCTAGAGTTAAAGAGAGCATTGTTTATTTTGCCTCTAAACATGGGTTAGAAATTAAAGGTTTAGGGGATAAAGTGGTGGCGCAATTACTACAAGCAGGGTTAATTAAAGGGGTGATTGATCTTTATAGCCTAGAGGAAAAAGCCCTACTTGAACTAGAGGGTTGGCAACAAAAAAAAGCACAAAATCTATTACAAGCCATTACCAAAAGTAAGCAAGCGCCCTTGTGGCGTTTTATTAGTGCTCTTGGGATTGAACACATTGGCAAAGGCGCAAGCAAGATTTTAGCGCAGCATTTTGGGCTAGAGGTGTTTGATAAAACTTATCAAGAAATTGCTAGTTTAGAGGGGTTTGGCGCAAAAGGATTAAAAGAGGAGGAGAAAAAAATAGCCGCTTCTTTTGTGCGTTTTGTGAAGGAAAATAAGGGTTTAATCAAACAACTTTTAACTCTTGTAAACCCCATAGCCACAGAGAAAAAAATAACCCCCTCTTTTTTTAAAGATAAAAAGATCGTGATTACAGGCAGTTTAGAAAAACCGCGTACAGAAATTAGCGCATTGCTTGAAAGTCTAGGCGCACATGTACAAACTGGGGTGAGTTCTAAGACAGATTTACTCATCTATGGGGAAAACCCCGGGAGTAAATTAGAAAAGGCTAAAAAGCTAGGGATAGAGGTGATGGAGGAGGTAACTTTTTTAGAGCGTCTTAAGAGTGAGGGGAATGGTTAA
- a CDS encoding adenylate kinase — MKALFLIIGAPGSGKTTDAQLIAERNSASMVHYSTGDLLRAEIASQSQRGMQIAQFTSKGELVPLEIVIDTIIHAIKNASKEIIIIDGYPRSVEQMHALDRVLKAQEEVKLKGVVEVKVSEAVARERVLGRSRGDDSLEVFNNRMQVYLKPIESIVEFYKVLEVHQEINGERSVEEIVNDIETYIKNQL, encoded by the coding sequence ATGAAAGCATTGTTTTTAATCATTGGCGCACCGGGCAGTGGCAAGACTACAGATGCACAACTCATCGCAGAACGCAATAGCGCTAGTATGGTACATTACTCTACCGGAGATTTATTACGCGCAGAAATTGCTAGCCAAAGTCAAAGGGGCATGCAGATTGCACAATTTACAAGCAAGGGCGAGTTAGTACCCTTAGAAATTGTGATTGATACTATTATCCATGCGATCAAAAATGCTTCTAAAGAGATCATTATCATTGATGGTTATCCCCGCAGTGTAGAACAAATGCACGCCTTAGATCGCGTGCTTAAAGCGCAGGAGGAGGTAAAACTTAAAGGTGTGGTTGAGGTTAAAGTTAGCGAGGCTGTGGCTAGAGAGAGAGTACTTGGACGCTCTAGAGGAGATGATAGTTTGGAGGTTTTTAATAACCGCATGCAGGTGTATTTAAAACCCATTGAGAGCATTGTAGAGTTTTACAAGGTTTTAGAAGTGCACCAAGAAATCAATGGCGAGCGCAGTGTTGAGGAAATTGTAAACGACATTGAAACTTATATAAAAAATCAACTTTAA
- the pyrE gene encoding orotate phosphoribosyltransferase yields MDIRQIYKDCGALLEGHFLLSSGNHSNFYLQSAKVLEYPRLAEKLAKALAQKIIHAHLKIESICSPALGGVLAGYELARALGVRFIFTERVNGEMSLRRGFSVKEGERFLICEDIITTGGSALESSLCLQNLGAQIVGFASLASRGICTPDSDLHNNPACKLPSLPFFTLENFDFPMYPPDLCPLCVHSSPVKPGSRGL; encoded by the coding sequence ATGGATATCCGGCAAATTTATAAAGACTGCGGGGCGCTTTTAGAAGGGCATTTTCTGCTTAGTAGTGGCAACCACTCTAATTTTTATCTCCAATCAGCAAAAGTCCTAGAATACCCAAGACTAGCTGAAAAACTCGCCAAAGCCCTAGCCCAAAAAATCATACACGCCCATTTAAAAATAGAAAGCATTTGTTCGCCAGCACTTGGGGGAGTTTTAGCGGGTTATGAATTAGCTAGAGCTCTTGGTGTGCGCTTTATTTTTACCGAGCGCGTCAATGGAGAGATGAGCTTGAGGCGAGGTTTTTCTGTAAAAGAGGGTGAAAGATTTTTAATCTGTGAGGATATTATTACTACGGGTGGATCGGCTTTAGAATCTAGCCTTTGTCTGCAAAATTTAGGGGCACAGATAGTAGGCTTTGCTAGTTTAGCTAGTAGAGGCATTTGTACCCCTGATTCTGACCTGCATAATAATCCTGCTTGTAAACTCCCCTCTTTGCCCTTCTTCACTTTAGAAAATTTTGATTTTCCCATGTATCCCCCCGATCTTTGCCCTCTGTGTGTTCATTCTTCACCAGTCAAACCGGGTAGCCGTGGGCTTTAA
- a CDS encoding tumor necrosis factor alpha-inducing protein: MRVVLILLGVLLVACVPTHKKQAFLAGMPDWMVQDQSMYVTRGVDSSHVINGEVKKSEAIARERARFRVAIHIAGKIKDVFKRTQNANQKPYDDAIFEEITQAIANSLDKEEQLGEYINPNNQEVFMLVRVNSYSAMRLGRGLSEIKTLDPETIKQIMSGVQKVFNEAVLEKDAKSNHDFTQDRGGH, from the coding sequence ATGCGTGTTGTTCTGATTTTGCTGGGTGTACTTTTGGTGGCGTGTGTTCCTACTCATAAAAAGCAAGCTTTTTTAGCTGGCATGCCAGATTGGATGGTACAAGATCAAAGCATGTATGTAACTAGGGGGGTGGATAGTTCCCATGTCATTAATGGAGAGGTGAAAAAATCAGAGGCCATTGCTAGAGAACGGGCTAGATTTCGCGTAGCAATCCATATCGCTGGTAAAATTAAAGATGTTTTTAAAAGAACACAAAATGCCAACCAAAAACCCTATGATGATGCCATCTTTGAAGAGATCACACAAGCTATTGCCAACAGTTTAGATAAAGAGGAACAATTAGGCGAATACATCAACCCTAATAACCAAGAAGTGTTTATGCTAGTGCGGGTTAATAGCTACAGTGCTATGCGTTTGGGGAGGGGTTTAAGCGAGATTAAAACACTAGACCCTGAAACGATTAAACAAATCATGTCAGGTGTTCAAAAAGTCTTTAATGAGGCGGTGTTAGAAAAAGATGCTAAGTCTAATCATGATTTTACTCAAGATCGCGGTGGGCATTAA
- a CDS encoding RDD family protein, whose amino-acid sequence MGFKQTLQVLHASLRLKAFITDIFMIYTPLLYITTYFILGSAQAFRENQIAIFACVCVYGLISALFLSLSAQTPGLRYVGLELVKKDRSRVGFLQALLRFFLWLLGVALLVGLIFPFISSQKRFLHDILCGTDMIVKIRD is encoded by the coding sequence GTGGGCTTTAAACAAACGCTACAAGTTTTACACGCTAGCTTACGGCTTAAGGCCTTTATCACCGATATTTTTATGATCTACACCCCTCTTTTATACATCACCACCTATTTTATTCTAGGCTCAGCGCAGGCCTTTAGAGAAAACCAAATAGCCATTTTTGCCTGTGTGTGCGTCTATGGTCTCATTTCTGCGCTTTTTTTAAGTTTGAGCGCTCAAACCCCGGGGCTGCGCTATGTAGGCTTAGAGCTTGTCAAAAAAGATCGCTCCCGTGTGGGGTTTTTACAGGCTTTATTGCGCTTTTTTCTCTGGCTTTTAGGGGTGGCTTTGCTTGTAGGTTTGATCTTTCCCTTTATTAGTTCGCAAAAGCGGTTTTTACACGATATTTTATGTGGTACGGATATGATTGTTAAAATAAGAGATTAA
- the ppa gene encoding inorganic diphosphatase, with protein sequence MNISKIPVSNADVLNAVIEIPYGSRIKYEVDEESGAVVVDRVMFTSMVYPANYGFIPHTLSDDGDPADILVLNEDPLQAGSVIKCRLIGVLIMEDGGLGDEKLLAVPLSKIDPRYAHVKSLEDLAPIVLQKIRHFFETYKDLEPQKWVKVKDFGNKAQAEEILRKALANYQQAQG encoded by the coding sequence ATGAACATCTCAAAAATTCCAGTTAGTAACGCTGATGTATTGAATGCCGTTATTGAAATCCCGTATGGATCACGAATCAAATACGAAGTAGATGAAGAAAGCGGGGCGGTTGTGGTGGATCGGGTTATGTTTACATCTATGGTATATCCAGCTAATTATGGCTTTATACCCCATACGCTTAGTGATGATGGCGATCCGGCAGATATTTTAGTACTCAATGAAGACCCTTTACAAGCCGGTAGTGTGATTAAATGCCGTTTAATTGGTGTGCTAATTATGGAAGATGGAGGGCTTGGAGATGAAAAACTTTTAGCTGTACCGCTAAGTAAAATTGACCCCCGTTATGCGCATGTTAAAAGTTTGGAGGATTTAGCCCCCATTGTGCTACAAAAGATCAGACACTTTTTTGAAACCTATAAAGACCTAGAACCTCAAAAATGGGTAAAAGTTAAGGATTTTGGCAATAAAGCACAGGCTGAGGAAATTTTAAGAAAAGCACTTGCAAATTACCAACAAGCCCAAGGTTGA
- the frr gene encoding ribosome recycling factor, which yields MQKSLQSLLKDFTTLRSGKVSINLLEHVRVDYYNSPTPLNQVASILSTDASTLTITPWEKGLLKEIERALQEANLGVNPNNDGETIKLFFPPMTSEQRKEIAKEAKAMGEKAKVAVRNIRQDANNQIKKLEKEKSISADENKKALAEVQKHTDAFINKIEQAVKAKEEEVLKL from the coding sequence ATGCAAAAGAGTTTACAATCTCTTTTAAAAGATTTTACTACCCTGCGTAGTGGCAAGGTTTCTATTAATTTGCTTGAACATGTACGCGTTGATTATTATAACTCCCCAACCCCGCTTAACCAAGTGGCCTCCATTCTTTCAACAGATGCCTCTACCCTCACGATCACACCTTGGGAAAAGGGTTTACTTAAAGAAATTGAACGGGCTTTGCAAGAGGCTAATTTGGGTGTTAATCCTAATAATGATGGCGAAACTATTAAGCTTTTTTTCCCGCCCATGACAAGCGAGCAACGCAAGGAAATTGCTAAAGAAGCTAAGGCTATGGGCGAAAAGGCTAAGGTAGCGGTGCGCAATATCCGCCAAGATGCTAATAACCAGATTAAAAAGCTAGAAAAAGAGAAAAGCATTAGTGCAGATGAGAATAAAAAGGCCTTAGCGGAGGTGCAAAAACACACCGATGCCTTTATTAATAAGATCGAACAGGCGGTTAAGGCTAAAGAGGAAGAGGTACTTAAACTTTAA
- a CDS encoding glutamine amidotransferase-related protein, with protein sequence MKIYFLDNFDSVWFNLVYDLEGLGHSVLVFRNTTPADTLFKMMQSEKETPLLFISPGPGDPQHSGELLPILKRMRGNFPILGICLGLQALAESYGARIIRSIEIAHGMSSTVTLEPFEPFKGLGYSLQVGRYHSLMVSNLPSCLQIIAHYQDIVMGIYHPQDRALAYQFHPESIMTLKGAQLLQQSLDFLMRNGRNHESL encoded by the coding sequence ATGAAAATCTACTTTTTAGATAATTTTGATTCTGTTTGGTTTAATCTTGTCTATGATTTAGAAGGGTTAGGGCATTCTGTACTAGTGTTTCGCAACACCACACCCGCAGACACCCTTTTTAAAATGATGCAGAGTGAAAAAGAAACGCCTTTACTTTTTATCTCACCCGGTCCGGGTGATCCACAACACTCCGGAGAACTTTTGCCTATTTTAAAACGGATGCGCGGGAATTTCCCGATTTTAGGCATTTGTTTAGGTTTGCAAGCCTTAGCAGAAAGTTATGGGGCAAGAATTATACGCAGTATAGAGATCGCACATGGCATGAGTTCAACAGTCACTCTTGAGCCCTTTGAACCCTTTAAAGGATTGGGTTATTCTTTACAGGTTGGGCGTTATCATTCTTTAATGGTGAGTAATTTACCAAGTTGTTTGCAAATAATCGCACATTATCAAGATATTGTAATGGGGATTTATCACCCCCAAGATAGAGCCCTAGCCTACCAGTTCCACCCAGAAAGCATCATGACATTGAAAGGCGCGCAACTATTGCAACAAAGTCTAGATTTTTTAATGCGCAATGGCAGAAACCATGAATCTCTTTGA